In a genomic window of Pontibacter liquoris:
- a CDS encoding LTA synthase family protein: protein MIDITLKLLLKRMGLLLVLYTLLRLVFYAFNYSTFAGAAPDQTVLAFLHGLRFDLSALTIINIPFVLFSLWPIGNTLHSTYQRLLRILYLVTNAPFIALNLVDVEFFKFIGKRSTNEIFTIGGDIAEQAGQLLGYYWYMVVGFILLLWLLAKVYPSAPVAALVKNKLLWRSLRLVVVAALAVLAIRGGLQLKPLRVSHAFTLQPAALGHLTLNSPFTFIKSIGQPKLEPKHYFATDAEVRKALPFNLQTYLQPDGPPRHQNVVIIILESFAAEYVGELNNGRGYTPFLDSLASNGLLFRNAFANGRKSIEAVPSVLAGLPSLMQQPYITSAYQSNTLYGLGSILQKAGYHTAFFHGAANGTMGFNNFARLAGIQEYYGLDEYPPALRKSDYDGQWGIFDEPYLQYVARQLSSFQQPFMATIFTLSSHQPYTVPEKYKGRFPKGELEIQESIGYADFALREFFKTASKQPWYNQTLFILTADHTQKSIAPAYQNELGAYRVPLLLFQPDQPFTGIDPDRVVQQADIYPTVLDYLNIATDKVLPFGQSVLDTSSTGRALFYNGNSYFMVEQQGVTELTATDELHFYTFPDLAPAPAAKDQEERLKGYVQYYRNGLINNKLYLQK from the coding sequence ATGATTGATATCACCCTGAAACTGTTGTTGAAAAGAATGGGCCTGCTGCTGGTGCTGTATACGCTGCTGCGGCTGGTATTCTATGCTTTTAATTACAGCACCTTTGCCGGCGCAGCGCCAGACCAGACGGTGCTCGCTTTTCTGCATGGCCTCCGCTTCGATCTGTCGGCCTTGACGATCATCAACATTCCCTTCGTGCTATTCTCATTGTGGCCCATTGGCAATACCCTGCACAGCACCTACCAGCGGCTGCTTCGCATTCTGTACCTCGTTACGAATGCGCCCTTTATTGCCCTGAACCTGGTAGATGTGGAGTTCTTTAAATTCATTGGGAAGCGTTCTACAAACGAGATTTTTACCATCGGTGGTGATATTGCCGAACAGGCGGGGCAGCTCCTGGGCTACTACTGGTACATGGTCGTGGGCTTTATACTTCTGCTTTGGTTACTGGCCAAAGTATACCCTTCGGCGCCGGTAGCAGCGCTAGTTAAAAATAAGCTTCTCTGGCGCTCGCTCCGGCTGGTGGTAGTAGCCGCTCTGGCTGTGCTGGCCATCCGTGGCGGTCTGCAACTCAAACCCCTCCGTGTCAGCCATGCTTTTACACTGCAGCCGGCTGCGCTTGGCCACCTTACACTCAACAGCCCGTTTACCTTTATCAAAAGTATCGGGCAGCCGAAACTGGAGCCAAAGCATTACTTTGCTACAGATGCCGAAGTAAGGAAAGCCCTGCCTTTTAACCTGCAAACCTATCTGCAGCCGGACGGGCCACCTCGGCATCAGAATGTGGTGATCATCATTCTGGAAAGTTTTGCAGCCGAGTACGTGGGTGAGCTGAACAACGGGAGAGGCTACACGCCATTCCTGGATTCGCTGGCTAGTAATGGGCTGCTGTTTCGCAACGCTTTTGCCAACGGACGCAAATCCATCGAGGCAGTACCTTCGGTACTGGCCGGGTTGCCTTCGCTCATGCAGCAGCCCTATATTACCTCTGCATACCAGTCCAACACCCTCTATGGCCTGGGCTCGATCCTACAGAAAGCCGGCTACCATACGGCCTTTTTTCATGGGGCAGCTAATGGTACCATGGGCTTTAACAACTTTGCCAGACTGGCAGGCATACAGGAGTATTATGGGCTGGATGAATATCCGCCCGCTTTACGGAAATCAGACTATGACGGCCAGTGGGGCATTTTCGATGAGCCTTACCTGCAGTATGTTGCCCGGCAGCTCAGCAGCTTTCAGCAACCGTTTATGGCAACCATCTTCACGCTGAGCTCACACCAGCCCTATACGGTGCCGGAGAAGTATAAAGGGCGCTTCCCGAAAGGAGAACTGGAAATACAGGAGTCGATTGGCTATGCTGATTTTGCCTTGCGAGAGTTTTTCAAAACAGCTTCCAAACAGCCTTGGTATAACCAAACGCTGTTTATCCTTACTGCTGACCATACACAGAAAAGTATAGCGCCCGCTTACCAGAACGAATTAGGTGCATACCGGGTGCCGTTGTTGCTGTTTCAGCCTGATCAGCCTTTTACAGGGATTGATCCGGATCGTGTGGTGCAACAAGCCGATATCTACCCGACAGTACTCGATTATTTGAATATTGCGACAGATAAGGTGCTGCCCTTCGGCCAGTCGGTACTGGATACGAGCAGCACAGGGCGCGCACTCTTTTACAATGGCAACTCCTATTTTATGGTAGAACAGCAGGGCGTTACTGAACTGACCGCGACGGATGAACTGCACTTTTATACTTTCCCGGATTTAGCGCCTGCTCCCGCAGCAAAAGACCAGGAAGAACGGTTGAAAGGGTATGTACAGTATTACCGAAATGGCTTAATTAACAACAAGCTATACCTGCAGAAGTAA
- the ald gene encoding alanine dehydrogenase, whose protein sequence is MIIGVPKEIKNNENRVGTTPSGVIELVRNGHTVYVQTSAGEGSGFADEDYVKAGATILPSIEEVYAIADMIIKVKEPIASEYNLIKDNQLLFTYFHFASYEPLTNAMIERNAVCLAYETVEKADRSLPLLVPMSEVAGRMSIQEGAKYLEKPLKGRGILLGGVPGVRPAKVLILGGGVVGTNAAKIAAGMGADVTIMDTNLARLRYLDDIMPANVNTFMSNEYNIRELLPTHDLIIGAVLIPGAKAPHLITRDMLKEMRPGTVLVDVAVDQGGCIETCKPTTHENPTFIIDDVVHYCVANMPGAVPYTSTLALNNATMPYAIQLANKGWKKACAENEELRKGLNVVNGKVVYKGVAEAFNLPYTPVENVL, encoded by the coding sequence ATGATAATTGGTGTTCCAAAGGAGATCAAAAATAACGAAAACCGCGTAGGCACAACGCCTTCCGGGGTAATTGAGTTGGTTCGTAACGGACATACCGTGTATGTACAGACGTCTGCCGGTGAAGGCAGCGGCTTTGCCGACGAAGATTATGTAAAGGCGGGAGCTACGATTCTTCCAAGCATCGAAGAAGTATACGCCATCGCCGATATGATCATCAAGGTTAAAGAGCCGATCGCGTCTGAGTATAATCTGATCAAGGACAACCAACTGTTGTTCACCTACTTCCACTTTGCTTCTTATGAGCCGCTCACCAACGCTATGATCGAGCGGAACGCTGTTTGTCTGGCTTACGAAACAGTTGAAAAAGCGGATAGAAGCCTGCCCCTGCTGGTTCCGATGTCGGAAGTTGCCGGCCGTATGTCGATACAGGAAGGTGCTAAATACCTGGAGAAACCACTGAAAGGCCGTGGTATACTTTTAGGTGGGGTTCCCGGCGTTCGTCCTGCTAAAGTACTTATACTTGGTGGTGGTGTGGTAGGTACCAATGCTGCTAAAATTGCTGCAGGTATGGGTGCGGATGTAACCATTATGGACACAAACCTGGCGCGTCTGCGCTATCTGGATGATATTATGCCGGCCAACGTTAACACGTTTATGTCGAATGAATATAACATCCGTGAGTTGCTGCCAACTCATGATCTTATTATTGGAGCGGTGCTGATCCCGGGTGCAAAAGCCCCACACCTGATCACACGCGATATGCTGAAGGAAATGCGTCCGGGCACCGTGCTTGTGGACGTGGCCGTAGACCAGGGCGGTTGTATTGAAACATGCAAGCCTACTACCCATGAGAACCCAACCTTTATTATTGATGATGTGGTGCATTACTGCGTAGCCAACATGCCCGGAGCGGTTCCTTATACTTCTACGCTGGCCCTGAACAATGCCACCATGCCGTACGCCATCCAACTGGCCAACAAAGGCTGGAAGAAAGCCTGTGCTGAAAACGAGGAGCTCAGAAAAGGGCTGAACGTGGTGAACGGAAAAGTAGTGTATAAAGGGGTAGCCGAAGCATTTAACCTGCCTTACACGCCTGTAGAAAACGTGCTGTAA
- a CDS encoding DUF1573 domain-containing protein has translation MLFWFNAQAQGELEYEFDTHDFGTIAEGTKAVFNFRVRNKGNQPVVITNVQPSCGCTTPEWTKTPILPGKIGFIRAIYNSTGRPGPFNKSITVTSNGVSPTHVLYIKGEVGPADLKTIHTQEQKTLSPRLAVGRTTYSFGKLEKGQKAVAKFQIKNTGRQDLQIQGVRSACNCVSYKVSDPAIKPGQTATLELTYVPAMLSEQNEVVTIISNDIVMPALRLTLKATVVESLVSENMVKEGKQPIPFR, from the coding sequence ATGCTATTTTGGTTTAATGCGCAGGCACAAGGCGAGCTGGAGTATGAATTTGACACGCATGACTTTGGTACAATTGCCGAGGGCACAAAGGCTGTTTTTAATTTCAGGGTACGCAACAAAGGGAATCAACCCGTTGTGATCACAAATGTTCAGCCCTCCTGTGGGTGCACCACGCCGGAATGGACAAAAACACCTATTCTGCCTGGTAAAATCGGTTTCATCAGAGCCATTTATAATAGCACAGGCCGGCCGGGCCCGTTCAATAAATCCATTACTGTTACTTCTAACGGTGTATCGCCAACGCATGTTTTGTACATAAAAGGCGAAGTTGGACCGGCTGATCTGAAAACTATTCACACGCAGGAACAAAAAACATTGTCACCGCGTTTGGCAGTTGGAAGAACCACTTACAGCTTTGGGAAACTTGAAAAAGGACAAAAAGCTGTGGCTAAATTCCAGATAAAGAACACGGGTCGGCAGGACCTGCAGATACAGGGCGTACGTTCGGCTTGCAATTGCGTGAGCTACAAAGTGTCGGACCCGGCGATAAAACCCGGACAGACAGCTACTTTGGAACTTACGTATGTGCCCGCAATGTTATCAGAACAGAACGAAGTTGTAACGATAATTTCGAATGATATCGTGATGCCAGCACTCAGACTAACGCTTAAAGCAACGGTAGTAGAGAGCCTGGTTTCTGAAAATATGGTAAAGGAGGGTAAACAGCCCATTCCTTTCAGATAG
- a CDS encoding alpha-ketoacid dehydrogenase subunit alpha/beta: protein MQTAEASITHKLTTEEILNDYRIGWESRHASLAGRKEVFMGKAKFGIFGDGKEVAQLAMARFFLPGDFRSGYYRDQTFMFAIGELTLQQYFAQLYAHTNVEADPSTAGRAMNGHFGTRLLDDEGNWKDLTKQRNSSADVSPTAAQMPRLVGLAYASKLYRQNPALQQLHTFSVNGNEVAFGTIGNASTSEGMFFEAINAAGVLQIPMLVSVWDDNYGISVPAEYQTTKGSISEILAGFQRNAEGEQGYEIFKVKGWDYAALCETYEAAVRVCREQHVPVLVHVEEMTQPQGHSTSGSHERYKSKERLEWEADFDCLKKMREWLLDNELATAGQLDQIEAEAKETVRLARGAAWSEFSSGIKADHEEALRLLDNLAEASEHITKLASISDELRKTASPIRSDAVRAVRKALRYVRDERNTAKRELIGWLEQTFGENADRFNSYLYSQSEQSALLVEEVKPEFDENSPVVDGREVLQACFDAMLARDPRVFAIGEDVGKIGDVNQAFAGLQDKYGELRVTDTGIRECTIIGQGIGAALRGLRPITEIQYLDYLLYAIQILSDDLASLQYRTKGGQKAPLIVRTRGHRLEGIWHSGSPIGMILNAIRGMHVLVPRDMTQAAGFYNTLLKADEPALMIECLNGYRLKERIPNNIGEFTLPLGQPEVLKQGTDITIVTYGSMCRIVLEAARQLEEFGISAEVIDVQTLLPFDLDHVITDSIRKTSRVLFTDEDVPGGATAFMMQQVVDGQGAYRWLDAKPQCLSAQPHRPPYGSDGDYFSKPNVEDVFEAVYEILNEADPKAFPTIY from the coding sequence ATGCAAACTGCTGAAGCATCTATCACTCATAAACTAACAACCGAGGAGATCCTGAACGATTACCGCATTGGGTGGGAGAGCCGTCATGCCAGCCTGGCAGGCCGTAAGGAGGTCTTTATGGGCAAAGCAAAATTCGGCATCTTCGGCGATGGCAAGGAAGTAGCGCAGCTGGCAATGGCCCGTTTCTTTCTTCCCGGCGATTTTCGGTCCGGCTATTACCGCGACCAGACCTTCATGTTTGCCATCGGTGAGCTTACCTTGCAGCAATATTTTGCACAATTATATGCCCATACAAATGTAGAAGCAGATCCTTCTACTGCAGGCCGGGCCATGAACGGCCATTTTGGAACCCGTTTGCTCGACGACGAAGGCAACTGGAAAGATCTGACCAAGCAGCGTAATTCCAGTGCGGACGTATCGCCTACGGCAGCCCAGATGCCGCGTTTGGTTGGCTTGGCATATGCTTCCAAACTTTACCGCCAGAACCCCGCTCTGCAGCAGCTGCATACATTTTCGGTTAACGGAAATGAGGTGGCTTTTGGCACGATTGGCAATGCTTCTACTTCGGAGGGGATGTTTTTTGAAGCCATAAATGCTGCTGGAGTGCTGCAGATACCCATGCTGGTTTCTGTCTGGGATGATAACTATGGTATTTCGGTTCCGGCCGAGTACCAGACCACCAAAGGTAGCATTTCCGAGATTCTGGCCGGTTTCCAGCGTAACGCTGAAGGGGAGCAGGGCTATGAGATATTTAAAGTGAAGGGCTGGGATTATGCTGCCCTCTGCGAAACCTACGAAGCTGCCGTGCGCGTGTGCCGCGAGCAACATGTGCCGGTGCTGGTACATGTAGAGGAAATGACGCAGCCACAGGGCCATTCTACTTCCGGCTCGCATGAGCGCTATAAATCAAAAGAGCGACTGGAGTGGGAAGCAGACTTTGATTGCCTGAAAAAAATGCGGGAGTGGCTGCTCGATAATGAACTGGCTACCGCCGGGCAACTGGACCAGATAGAGGCGGAAGCGAAAGAAACGGTCCGTCTTGCGCGAGGCGCTGCCTGGAGTGAATTCTCCAGTGGCATCAAAGCGGACCACGAGGAAGCCCTGCGCCTGTTAGACAACCTGGCTGAAGCAAGTGAGCACATCACCAAACTGGCTTCGATTTCAGATGAGCTGCGCAAAACAGCCAGCCCCATCCGTAGCGACGCTGTTCGGGCCGTGCGCAAAGCCCTGCGTTATGTTCGCGATGAACGGAATACGGCCAAACGTGAGCTGATTGGCTGGCTGGAACAAACGTTTGGTGAAAATGCCGATCGGTTTAATTCCTACCTGTATAGCCAGTCCGAGCAATCTGCCTTGCTGGTGGAAGAAGTGAAACCCGAATTTGATGAAAACTCTCCGGTGGTGGATGGCCGCGAAGTACTACAGGCTTGTTTTGATGCCATGCTGGCGCGCGACCCCCGCGTGTTTGCCATTGGCGAGGATGTCGGAAAAATAGGGGATGTGAACCAGGCCTTTGCTGGCCTGCAAGATAAGTATGGTGAACTGCGGGTAACGGATACCGGCATCCGCGAGTGCACTATTATCGGACAGGGCATCGGAGCTGCTTTGCGTGGCCTGCGCCCCATCACCGAGATCCAGTACCTCGACTACCTATTATATGCCATCCAGATACTTTCCGATGACCTGGCTAGTTTGCAATATCGCACTAAGGGCGGCCAGAAAGCCCCGCTGATTGTACGCACCCGCGGTCATCGCCTGGAAGGTATCTGGCATTCTGGTTCGCCCATTGGCATGATCCTGAATGCAATAAGAGGCATGCACGTGCTCGTGCCGCGTGATATGACACAGGCCGCAGGATTCTATAATACGTTGCTGAAAGCAGACGAGCCTGCGTTGATGATCGAATGCCTGAATGGGTATCGTTTAAAGGAGCGGATTCCGAATAATATCGGGGAGTTTACCTTACCCCTTGGCCAGCCCGAAGTATTGAAGCAGGGCACCGATATCACTATTGTAACCTATGGCTCTATGTGCCGCATCGTGCTGGAAGCTGCCCGCCAGTTAGAGGAGTTCGGAATTTCGGCCGAGGTGATCGACGTGCAAACGCTGCTGCCTTTTGACCTGGACCATGTCATTACGGATTCCATCCGGAAGACTAGCCGTGTGCTGTTTACGGATGAAGACGTTCCCGGGGGCGCTACAGCCTTTATGATGCAACAGGTCGTGGACGGGCAGGGCGCTTACCGCTGGCTCGATGCCAAGCCGCAATGTCTGTCTGCGCAGCCGCACCGCCCGCCTTACGGCTCAGATGGTGATTACTTCTCTAAACCGAATGTGGAGGATGTTTTTGAAGCAGTTTATGAGATCCTCAACGAAGCTGATCCCAAAGCTTTTCCGACGATCTACTAA
- a CDS encoding acyl transferase, with translation MDYKADFIRQLHQEPHFDFAAKALELFRYQAAHNLLYQSYLSFRKIKPEQVLTLEQIPFLPIEFFKTHPVMTDSFQPEVTFYSSGTTRQSRSRHFVSHLAWYTTTTELIFEQLYGPLQDYIVLALLPSYLEQGGSSLVAMVEYFRQQTGQQEQGFYLHEHDLLLQAVRQAKQRGKKVLLIGVSYALLDWATALQGREDFSGVIIMETGGMKGRRREMIREELHQHLCQGFGVATIHSEYGMTELLSQGYSKGNGIFLPGYSMRVLLRDLNDPYDVGRHHRSGGINVIDLANVDSCAFIETKDIGRLHPNGSFEVLGRFDNSDIRGCNLLIA, from the coding sequence ATGGATTATAAAGCCGACTTTATCAGGCAACTTCATCAGGAACCCCACTTTGATTTTGCTGCAAAAGCACTTGAATTGTTTCGCTACCAGGCAGCACACAACCTGCTCTACCAGTCCTACTTATCTTTCCGGAAAATAAAACCGGAGCAGGTCCTGACGCTGGAGCAGATCCCCTTTCTACCGATCGAATTTTTCAAAACCCACCCGGTAATGACGGATTCTTTTCAACCGGAAGTAACCTTCTATAGCAGCGGCACAACCCGCCAAAGCCGCAGCCGGCACTTTGTTTCGCATCTGGCCTGGTATACTACTACTACCGAGCTCATTTTTGAACAGCTCTATGGCCCGCTGCAGGACTATATCGTGCTGGCCTTGCTGCCCTCATACCTGGAGCAGGGAGGCTCCAGCCTGGTGGCCATGGTGGAGTACTTCCGGCAGCAAACGGGACAGCAGGAGCAGGGCTTTTACCTGCACGAACATGATCTGCTGCTGCAGGCAGTCCGGCAAGCCAAGCAACGTGGTAAAAAAGTATTGCTCATCGGGGTTTCCTATGCGTTGCTCGACTGGGCTACGGCTTTGCAAGGGCGGGAGGATTTTTCCGGCGTTATCATCATGGAAACGGGTGGCATGAAAGGCCGCCGCCGCGAGATGATCCGGGAGGAGTTGCACCAGCACCTCTGCCAGGGCTTTGGGGTGGCCACCATTCACTCTGAATATGGTATGACGGAGCTCTTGTCGCAGGGCTATTCCAAAGGCAACGGCATTTTCTTGCCGGGCTATAGTATGCGCGTGCTGCTTCGCGATTTAAATGACCCTTATGATGTGGGCCGGCACCACCGTTCCGGCGGCATCAATGTCATCGACCTGGCCAACGTAGACTCCTGTGCCTTCATCGAAACAAAGGATATTGGCCGGCTGCATCCCAATGGGAGCTTCGAAGTGCTGGGGCGTTTCGACAATTCCGACATCCGGGGCTGTAATTTACTTATTGCGTAA
- a CDS encoding zinc-dependent peptidase, translating to MGYVFFVALVLGLSFIFYRWATRRERRRRAVSKQEFPVEWRKILTDRVGFYHTLDEEGKTRFEKKLQLFLAEKRITGIQTEVDDLTKVLVGASAIIPIFGFSEWEYYNLGEVLVFPGSIKRYENDKKEVVSEVLGRVNPFQNDHYVTLSKPALERGFNDMQDRQNVGIHEFAHLLDQADGEVDGIPKAHLPEELVRPWQELMLRKIKSINTGESDINSYGGTSEAEFFAVVTEYFFEKPGQLAENHPKLYDLLTKIFHQSPRKRFRLNFRELLNPYGKRLGRNEPCPCGSGEKYKNCCWQKRGAAA from the coding sequence ATGGGATATGTCTTTTTTGTGGCGCTGGTTTTAGGGCTGAGTTTTATTTTTTACCGATGGGCCACACGCCGGGAGCGTCGCCGCCGGGCAGTGAGCAAACAGGAATTTCCGGTAGAGTGGCGCAAGATCCTCACCGACCGTGTAGGCTTTTATCATACCCTGGATGAGGAAGGCAAAACCCGCTTTGAGAAAAAGCTGCAACTCTTTTTAGCAGAAAAACGCATCACAGGCATTCAGACGGAAGTAGATGATTTGACAAAGGTGTTGGTAGGTGCCAGCGCCATCATTCCGATATTTGGCTTCAGCGAATGGGAGTATTACAACCTGGGCGAAGTACTAGTGTTTCCGGGAAGTATAAAGCGCTATGAGAACGATAAAAAGGAAGTTGTCTCGGAAGTGCTGGGCCGCGTAAATCCCTTTCAGAATGATCATTATGTAACGCTTTCTAAACCGGCACTGGAACGAGGCTTTAACGATATGCAGGACCGGCAGAACGTGGGCATCCATGAATTTGCGCATCTGCTGGACCAGGCTGATGGGGAGGTTGACGGCATCCCAAAAGCGCATTTACCAGAAGAGCTGGTCAGGCCATGGCAGGAGCTCATGTTGCGTAAGATCAAAAGTATAAACACCGGCGAATCGGATATCAACAGCTATGGCGGCACATCAGAGGCAGAATTCTTTGCCGTTGTAACTGAATATTTCTTTGAGAAACCGGGTCAATTAGCCGAAAATCATCCGAAGCTTTATGATCTACTGACCAAAATCTTTCATCAAAGTCCCCGCAAACGCTTTCGCCTTAATTTCAGAGAACTGCTCAATCCATATGGCAAGAGGTTGGGCCGTAACGAGCCATGCCCCTGTGGCAGCGGCGAGAAGTATAAGAACTGCTGCTGGCAAAAGCGGGGAGCAGCCGCCTGA
- a CDS encoding class I SAM-dependent methyltransferase, with amino-acid sequence MALPALSDLPALLGNIDIYLFDQLLKGRVKESMKLLDAGCGNGRNIRYLMASGVEVYGADTSAEAIGQVQQLASQVAPQLPAQNFVISDTALLPYPDNYFDVVLCSAVLHFAQNEKHFRSMVQEMWRVLKTGGMFFSRLSTTIGMEGKFRQVQERRYQMPHGDVWFLADEEMLELLEEQLCAQRLEPLKTVLVEKERSMTTWVLQKQV; translated from the coding sequence ATGGCGCTTCCTGCTTTATCAGACCTTCCTGCTCTTTTGGGGAACATCGATATTTACCTGTTCGATCAGCTGCTGAAAGGACGGGTTAAGGAAAGTATGAAACTGCTGGATGCCGGCTGTGGCAATGGCCGTAACATCCGGTACCTGATGGCTTCCGGCGTGGAAGTATACGGGGCTGACACATCGGCAGAGGCTATTGGCCAGGTACAACAGCTGGCCAGCCAGGTGGCGCCGCAGCTACCTGCGCAAAACTTTGTCATATCTGACACTGCTTTGCTACCCTATCCTGACAACTATTTTGATGTTGTGCTTTGCAGCGCGGTGCTGCATTTTGCGCAGAACGAAAAACATTTCCGAAGTATGGTGCAGGAAATGTGGCGCGTACTCAAAACGGGTGGCATGTTCTTTAGTCGTTTGAGCACCACCATCGGCATGGAAGGAAAATTTCGGCAAGTGCAGGAGCGGCGTTACCAGATGCCGCACGGAGATGTCTGGTTCCTGGCAGATGAAGAAATGCTGGAGTTGCTGGAAGAGCAGCTTTGCGCCCAACGGCTGGAGCCGCTTAAAACCGTACTGGTGGAAAAGGAACGAAGTATGACCACCTGGGTACTTCAAAAGCAAGTATAG
- the hutU gene encoding urocanate hydratase, producing the protein MNTLPDTTAVTRAGLTTEEFIRKYATHPTYTPPRGTALHAKNWQSEAALRMFLNNLTDEVAEAPADLVVYGGTGQAARTPEDARKIIEVLLELEEDESLLVQSGKPVGKVRTHTEAPRVLIANSNLVPHWATWEYFNDLRKRGLIMYGQMTAGSWIYIGSQGILQGTYETFAACGDKYFSGDLRHKLLVTGGLGGMGGAQPLAATMAGATFLGVDVDPERIQKRLDTRYIDRMTYDYEEAKRWVLEARDRGEALSVGLVGDIGDVLARLLQDNITPDILTDQTSAHDPLNGYVPNGLSLKEAKELRVSDPVKYKALSLKSMARHVGFMLELQQRGSKTFDYGNNLREFAQQGGEKDAFRIPGFVPEYIRPLFCEGKGPFRWAALSGDPEDIRVTDEALKQLFPENTHMIKWLEEAGEKVAFQGLPCRICWLGMGEREKAGLLFNQLVREGKVKAPIVIGRDHLDCGSVASPYRETEGMKDGSDAISDWPLLNLMANTAGGATWVSFHHGGGVGIGYSQHAGMVILADGTERAERCLRRVLYNDPAMGIFRHADAGYETAQENAEKFNLTL; encoded by the coding sequence ATGAATACACTACCTGATACCACCGCAGTTACCCGCGCTGGACTTACAACCGAAGAATTTATTCGTAAATACGCCACGCATCCTACCTATACACCGCCCCGCGGTACTGCGCTTCATGCAAAAAACTGGCAGAGCGAAGCAGCATTGCGCATGTTTCTAAATAACCTGACCGATGAAGTAGCCGAAGCGCCCGCCGACCTGGTTGTTTACGGAGGCACGGGCCAGGCAGCCCGCACCCCGGAAGATGCCCGCAAGATCATTGAAGTGCTGCTGGAACTGGAAGAAGATGAGAGTTTGCTGGTACAGTCGGGTAAACCGGTGGGCAAGGTGCGCACGCACACGGAGGCGCCGCGCGTGCTGATCGCCAACAGCAACCTGGTGCCGCATTGGGCTACCTGGGAGTATTTCAACGATCTGCGCAAGCGTGGCCTGATCATGTATGGGCAAATGACAGCCGGCAGCTGGATCTACATTGGCTCGCAGGGGATTCTGCAGGGCACCTATGAGACCTTTGCCGCCTGCGGCGATAAGTACTTCAGTGGCGATCTGCGCCACAAGCTGCTGGTAACCGGCGGCCTTGGAGGGATGGGCGGCGCACAGCCGCTGGCTGCTACCATGGCGGGTGCTACTTTTCTTGGCGTGGATGTTGATCCGGAGCGTATTCAAAAGCGGCTTGATACCCGCTACATCGACCGGATGACTTATGACTATGAGGAAGCCAAACGGTGGGTACTGGAAGCCCGGGATCGCGGAGAAGCCCTTTCAGTGGGGTTGGTAGGCGATATCGGGGATGTACTGGCGCGCCTGCTGCAGGATAATATCACCCCTGACATTCTTACTGATCAGACTTCTGCCCACGATCCGCTGAACGGCTATGTGCCCAATGGCTTAAGCCTGAAAGAAGCAAAAGAGCTGCGCGTTTCTGATCCGGTGAAGTATAAAGCCTTGTCGCTTAAAAGTATGGCGCGCCACGTGGGTTTTATGCTGGAGTTGCAGCAGCGGGGAAGCAAAACCTTTGACTACGGCAACAACCTGCGCGAATTTGCGCAGCAAGGTGGTGAAAAAGATGCCTTCCGGATTCCGGGTTTTGTGCCGGAGTATATCCGGCCGCTGTTCTGCGAAGGAAAAGGTCCTTTCCGCTGGGCTGCCTTGTCGGGCGATCCTGAGGATATCCGCGTGACCGACGAGGCGTTGAAACAGCTTTTCCCGGAGAATACGCACATGATCAAATGGCTGGAGGAAGCGGGCGAGAAAGTGGCTTTCCAGGGTTTGCCCTGCCGCATCTGCTGGCTGGGCATGGGTGAGCGCGAAAAAGCCGGTTTGCTCTTTAATCAGCTGGTGCGCGAGGGGAAAGTAAAAGCCCCCATCGTCATCGGGCGCGATCACCTGGACTGCGGCTCGGTGGCTTCGCCTTACCGCGAAACGGAAGGAATGAAGGATGGCTCCGACGCTATTTCCGACTGGCCGCTGCTTAACCTGATGGCCAACACGGCAGGCGGAGCAACCTGGGTTTCCTTTCATCATGGCGGCGGCGTAGGCATCGGGTATTCGCAACATGCGGGCATGGTGATTCTGGCGGATGGTACGGAAAGGGCCGAACGCTGCCTGCGCCGCGTGCTCTACAACGATCCGGCCATGGGTATTTTCCGTCATGCCGATGCCGGCTATGAAACAGCCCAGGAAAATGCCGAGAAGTTTAACCTGACGCTGTAG